The Streptococcus suis DNA window TTCCCACTATTGCCATTGATGATGTGACAGGTTTTCCAGAGATGATGGATGGTCGTGTCAAGACTCTTCATCCGAAAATTCACGGTGGTTTGTTGGCACGTCGGGATTTGGACAGCCATTTGCAAGCTGCCAGCGACCATGAAATTGACTTGATTGATTTGGTGGTAGTCAACCTTTATCCATTCAAAGAAACAATTCTTCGCCCGGATGTAACCTATGATTTGGCAGTGGAGAACATTGACATTGGTGGTCCATCTATGTTGCGCTCAGCGGCCAAGAATCATGCCAGTGTGACAGTTGTGGTAGACCCGGCAGATTATCCAACAGTTTTAGGAGAAATAGCAGAGCGGGGGGAAACTAGCTACTCAACGCGTCAGCGATTAGCAGCGAAGGTCTTTCGTCATACCGCAGCTTACGACGCTTTAATAGCTGATTATTTCACTAAGCAAGTAGGTGAAGAGAAACCTGAGAAACTTACTCTTACTTATGACCTTAATCAGCCAATGCGCTATGGAGAAAATCCACAACAAAATGCGGATTTCTATCAAAACGCACTTCCGACTGCATATTCCATTGCAACTGCTAAGCAGTTAAACGGGAAGGAACTATCCTTCAATAACATTCGTGATGCGGATGCCGCTATTCGTATTATCCGTGATTTCAAGGACCGTCCAACTGTTGTAGCTCTTAAACATATGAATCCATGTGGTATCGGACAAGCAGATACTATTGAAAATGCGTGGGATTATGCTTATGAGGCTGATCCAGTATCGATTTTCGGAGGAATCGTTGTACTCAACAGAGAAGTAGATGCTGCGACTGCTGAAAAGATGCATCCGATTTTCTTAGAGATCATCATCGCACCGAGCTACTCGGCAGAAGCGTTAGCAATTTTGACCAATAAAAAGAAAAATCTTCGCATTTTGGAATTGGCTTTTGATGCTCAAGATGCTAGTGAAGTAGAAAAGGAATTCACAGGCGTTGTTGGTGGTCTCTTGGTGCAGAATCAGGACGTGGTGGTGGAAAACCCAGCGGACTGGCAGGTTGTGACTGAGCGTCAACCGTCCGAGCAAGAGTGGGCGGCTATGGAGTTCGCCTGGAAGTCTTCTAAGTATGTCAAATCCAACGGGATCATCATCACCAATGACAAGATGACCTTGGGAGTGGGACCGGGGCAAACCAACCGTGTAGCTTCCGTCCGCATTGCTATCGAGCAAGCTAAGGACCGCTTGGATGGTGCTGTTTTAGCATCGGATGCATTTTTCCCATTTGCAGATAATGTGGAAGAGATTGCTGTAGCAGGTATTAAGGCCATCATTCAGCCTGGTGGATCCGTCCGTGACCAGGATTCCATTGACATGGCCAATAACTATGGCTTAACTATGGTCTTTACAGGAGTCAGACATTTTAGACATTGAGAATTTTGCTCACCTTGTGTGAGCTTTTTCCATTCCCGAACATTCTCCTGTTTTTTCTATTAAAATCCGTCTGTTTTTGCTATACTATTCATATAAAATCCGTTTTTGAGGTGAATACATGAAACTCTTGGTTGTTGGGTCTGGTGGTCGTGAACATGCGATTGCAAAGAAGTTGTTGGCATCTGATCAGGTAGAACAGGTCTTTGTTGCTCCTGGAAATGATGGAATGATTTTAGATGGGATTGAATTAGTGAATATCGGTATTTCCGAACATTCTGCATTAATCAACTTTGCAAAGGAAAATGACATTGTATGGACTTTTGTTGGTCCAGACGATGCTTTAGCAGCGGGTATCGTTGATGATTTTGAACAGGCTGGGTTAAAGGCATTTGGTCCGAGTCGTCTCGCCGCGGAGCTAGAGTGGTCAAAAGACTTTGCTAAGCAAATCATGGTCAAATACGGCATTCCAACAGCAGCCTTTGGCACCTTTTCCAACTTCGAAGAAGCCAAAGCCTACATCGAAGAGCAGGGCGCACCAATCGTTGTCAAGGCGGACGGATTGGCACTGGGCAAGGGTGTGGTCGTGGCGGAAACTGTCGAGCAGGCGGTCGAAGCGGCACGGGAGATGCTCTTGGACAACAAGTTCGGTGATTCGGGTGCCCGCGTAGTCATCGAGGAGTTTTTGGAGGGTGAGGAGTTCTCGCTCTTTGCCTTGGTCAACGGCAACCAGTTCTATATCCTGCCGACAGCCCAGGACCACAAGCGTGCCTTTGACGGCGACCAAGGTCCTAATACAGGCGGCATGGGTGCCTACGCTCCAGTGCCTCACATATCTCAAAGTGTGGTGGACACAGCTGTTGACACCATTGTCAAGCCTATTCTTGCGGGCATGATTGCTGAAGAGCGACCTTATCTTGGCGTGCTCTATGCTGGCTTGATTCTGACCGATCAAGGTCCTAAAGTCATTGAGTTCAACGCTCGATTTGGCGACCCAGAAACTCAGATTATCCTACCTCGCTTGACCTCTGACCTTGCTCAGAACATTGACGACATCCTCCACAAACGCACGACACAGCTGACTTGGCTAGATAGTGGCGTGACGCTTGGGGTAGTGGTGGCATCAAATGGCTATCCTTTGGATTACGAAAAAGGTGTGGTATTGCCAGCAAAGACCGAGGGAGACATCACGACCTACTATGCAGGGGCTCGTTTTGCGGAAAATAGCAGAGCACTGCTATCAAACGGCGGTCGGGTCTATATGTTAGTCACTACAGCAGACACTGTCCAAGAAGCCCAGGAAAAAATTTACTCGGAGCTGAAGAAACAAGATACAACAGGCCTCTTTTATCGGACAGATATTGGAAGTAAAGCTGTTAAATAACTTGGTATAAGAAAAGGAAGTGCAAATATGAACATTCCAATTTCCATCATTATGGGTTCTAGTTCTGACTGGAAAACCATGAAAAAAGCGGCCGAAGTGCTGGATAAATTTGGCGTAGCCTATGAAAAGAAAGTGGTTTCTGCCCATCGCACGCCCGACCTAATGTTCCGTCACGCCGAGGAAGCGCGTGGCCGTGGTATCAAGGTTATTATCGCAGGAGCGGGTGGTGCGGCTCATTTGCCGGGTATGGTGGCAGCTAAGACAACCCTGCCTGTCATCGGTGTCCCTGTCCAATCTCGTGCCCTAAGTGGTGTGGATTCGCTCTATTCTATCGTGCAGATGCCCGGCGGTGTGCCTGTTGCAACCATGGCTATTGGTGAAGCAGGTGCGACCAATGCGGCTCTGACAGCTCTTCGCATTCTCTCCATTGAAGACCAAACCATTGCAGCTCAGCTGGTAGACTTTGCCAAGGAGCAGGAAAAAATTGCGGAGGCTATGTCAGATGAACTCATCTAAAACGATAGGAATTATTGGCGGTGGTCAGCTAGGTCAGATGATGGCCATTTCCGCTATTTACATGGGTCACAAGGTGATCACGCTGGATCCTGCAGCGGACTGCCCAGCCTCCAAGGTCAGCGAGGTTATCGTCGCTCCCTATAACGATGTGGCGGCCCTCAAACAGTTGGCGGAGCGGTGCGATGTCCTGACCTACGAGTTTGAAAATGTCGATGCCGACGGACTGGACGCGGTCATCAAAGACGGCCAGCTGCCTCAGGGAACAGACCTTCTTCGCATTTCCCAGAACCGCATTTTTGAGAAGGATTTTTTGGCCAAAAAAGCTGGCGTGCAAGTCGCCCCCTACAAAGTCGTCACATCTAGCCTAGACCTAGAAGGTTTGGACCTTAGTAAAAACTACGTCTTGAAAACAGCCACTGGGGGCTATGATGGACATGGCCAGAAGGTCATTCGAGAAGGGGTGGACTTGGTAGAGGCTAGTCAACTGGCAAATTCTGCCGAGTGTGTCTTGGAAGAGTTTGTGAATTTCGACCTAGAAATCTCCGTCCTTGTGTCTGGGAATGGCTCCGACTATACCGTCTTTCCTGTACAGGAAAATATCCACCGCAATAATATTCTTTACAAGACCATCGTGCCTGCCCGTATTTCAGATGAACTTGCTGAAAAAGCCAAAACCATGGCCCTGCAAATCGCCGGCCAGCTCCATTTAGCAGGCACCCTCTGTGTTGAAATGTTTGTGGCAGGGCAAGAAATTCTTGTGAATGAGATTGCCCCTCGACCACACAATTCAGGACACTATTCTATTGAAGCTTGTAATTTTTCACAGTTTGATACCCATATACAGGGTATCCTTGGTCAACCCCTACCTCCTATCCGCCTGCTCTCTCCAGCCGTTATGATCAACGTCCTCGGACAAGACATGGAAGCAGCACAAGCCTTTTCTCAAGAAAATCCTAACGCATATCTTCATTTTTATGGTAAACTAGAAGCGAAGCACAATCGCAAAATGGGACATGTGACGGTGTTAGCAGAAGATTTGGATAAAGTGAGGGAGTTTTAAGGAGAAGTTGTAATGGGAAAAATGAAAGATTTATTTCCTGAGTTTTATCAAGACTCTCTAGCAGTTAGTGATTTTGCTGAAAATGATAAACCAAACCTTGTTATTTTTGATTCTAATTTTTTGTTAGATATTTTAAGATTGCCTACTGAGGTGGCAAAAAAATATTTAGAAGCGATTGATAAAGTTAAAGGACATATATTTGTGCCATACTTAGTTGGAGTCGAATTTAATTTCAACAAGAAAAAAGTTAAGATTGAAACGAAAGAAAGCATCAAATTACTGAAGCAAAATATGCATTATAGCTTTGAAGATAATTATCAGCATTTCTTTAAGAAATGGTATGACGAATTATTAGATAGCAAGTCTCTATCCTTTGTGTCTAATAGAACCCAGAGAGAGAATTTGCAGGAAAGTTTTAAAGAATCTGCTACTAAATTCAGTCAAGAAGTCGAGAAGAGAAAAAAACAAATGTTTTCTGAACTTGATAAATCAATTGAGGCAAAATATACAGAAGAATTAGATAAACTTACTAGTGAAATTATTGAGTTGCTCGACAACTCGGTAGCTGAAAAATTAGAGCAAGAGTGGTTGGATAAAGTGCAAGAGTCTGGTAGTATAAGGTATGACCGAGAGATACCGCCAGGATTTAATGATAGGAAAAATAAAGGCACCAAGGTTCGTTGTTATTCAGGTCTATCTTATGAACAACAATATGGAGACTATATTATTTGGGAAGAAATATTACATAAAGTCGCTAGAGATGGAAACGGCTATGGCATGAAGGTTATTTTTGTGACAAGTGACGGTAACTCAGAAAGCAAGTATGATATTATGTACAAAGTCAAAGGAAAAACTGTTGGGCCAAACATCTACATGGTTAATGAGCTTTATAATTTAAAATATGGTTATGACATATTAAGTAACCCAACGCCTTCAGAACAGAGGACTGAAAAGATTTTATTTGTAATTGATGGTTTTCGTTTTATGTCATTAGCAAATGCGCTGAATAAGGATGAAGCCAAGATTTATCAACCAGAGATTGCTAATGTAGATTCACATCGATCTTCACTTCTCGATTTGGATAGAAGTAATCAGGTATTTTTGCGTACTAGACTTGACGATGTTACCATAGAATTGGAAGAATTGGATAAAAAGTACAATGAAATTTACCGCGCTTATAGTGAGTCAAGAGATGTGGAACAAAGAAACTATTATGAAAAACAAATGGATGAGATAGGCTATCGAAAAAGAGATATATTAAATTATCGAAATAAGCTTGTTAATAGTTTGGGTAATCCGTACAGTGATGATGGGATTGAAAATGAAGTTAATAAAGAGAGGATTTTAGCTGAACTGCACAAAGCTTATAGATTACGGACTCAAATCGAAGATATTGAAAATGAGCTTGAGATGATTACCGACCCAGAGATTATCTCTGCATTGACATTACGTAAAGAATCTCTAATCGAAAAATACAGAATGACAAACCGAAAAATTAGACGCCTGCGCCATAGATTAAATGAAAATTAGGGGAATACTCGAATGCTGACAATCAGATTCAAGCCCCCTAGGTGTTTTTTATTTAAGAGCGTATTTGGCAATGATTATAATATAAAGGGAATTAAGGAGAAAAAATGTTAACACGTTATTCACGCCCTGAGATGGCGGCTATTTGGAGTGAAGAAAACAAGTACCGGGCTTGGTTGGAGGTGGAAATCCTCGCTGATGAGGCTTGGGCTGAGTTGGGTGAGATTCCGAAGGAAGATGTGGCTTTGATTCGTGAGAAAGCGACTTTTGACATCGACCGCATTTTAGAGATTGAAGAGGAAACTCGTCACGATGTGGTGGCTTTCACGCGTGCGGTTTCGGAAAGTCTTGGTGAGGAACGCAAGTGGGTCCACTACGGTCTGACGTCGACCGACGTGGTGGATACGGCTTACGGCTACCTCTACAAGCAGGCCAACGACATTATCCGTCGCGACCTTGAAAACTTTACCAATATCATCGCCGACAAGGCGCGTGAACACAAGTACACCATTATGATGGGGCGGACTCACGGTGTCCATGCGGAGCCAACGACCTTCGGTCTTAAGTTGGCGACTTGGTATAGCGAAATGAAACGCAACATGGAGCGTTTTGATGTGGCGGCTAAAGGCGTTGAGGCTGGTAAAATTTCAGGTGCGGTTGGTAACTTTGCCAACATTCCTCCATTTGTGGAAGAGTATGTTTGTAGCAAATTGGGCATTCGTCCGCAGGAAATTTCGACCCAGGTCCTTCCTCGTGACCTCCACGCAGAATATTTTTCAGCCCTAGCATTGATTGCAACGTCTATCGAGCGTATGGCGACAGAAATCCGTGGACTACAAAAATCTGAACAACGCGAAGTAGAAGAGTATTTCGCCAAAGGCCAAAAAGGTAGCTCTGCTATGCCTCATAAACGTAACCCTATCGGCTCTGAAAATATGACTGGTCTGGCTCGTGTGGTTCGTGGTCACTTGGTGACGGCTTTTGAGAATGTGGCCCTCTGGCACGAACGTGATATTTCCCACTCGTCAGCGGAGCGCATTATCACGCCGGATACGACTATCCTTATTAACTACATGCTCAATCGTTTTGGCAATATTGTTAAGAATTTGACGGTCTTCCCTGAGAATATGAAACGCAATATGGAGTCGACTTTTGGCTTGATTTACAGCCAGCGTGTCATGCTCAGTTTGATTGAAAAAGGTATGACGCGTGAGGAAGCCTATGACTTGGTGCAACCAAAAACGGCACAGTCTTGGGATAATCAAGTGGACTTCAAGCCTCTTCTTGAAGCGGATGAGCGCGTGACAGCTAAACTTAGTC harbors:
- the purH gene encoding bifunctional phosphoribosylaminoimidazolecarboxamide formyltransferase/IMP cyclohydrolase PurH; translation: MTKRALISVSDKNGIVEFAKELNSFGWEIISTGGTKVTLDQAGIPTIAIDDVTGFPEMMDGRVKTLHPKIHGGLLARRDLDSHLQAASDHEIDLIDLVVVNLYPFKETILRPDVTYDLAVENIDIGGPSMLRSAAKNHASVTVVVDPADYPTVLGEIAERGETSYSTRQRLAAKVFRHTAAYDALIADYFTKQVGEEKPEKLTLTYDLNQPMRYGENPQQNADFYQNALPTAYSIATAKQLNGKELSFNNIRDADAAIRIIRDFKDRPTVVALKHMNPCGIGQADTIENAWDYAYEADPVSIFGGIVVLNREVDAATAEKMHPIFLEIIIAPSYSAEALAILTNKKKNLRILELAFDAQDASEVEKEFTGVVGGLLVQNQDVVVENPADWQVVTERQPSEQEWAAMEFAWKSSKYVKSNGIIITNDKMTLGVGPGQTNRVASVRIAIEQAKDRLDGAVLASDAFFPFADNVEEIAVAGIKAIIQPGGSVRDQDSIDMANNYGLTMVFTGVRHFRH
- a CDS encoding phosphoribosylamine--glycine ligase — encoded protein: MKLLVVGSGGREHAIAKKLLASDQVEQVFVAPGNDGMILDGIELVNIGISEHSALINFAKENDIVWTFVGPDDALAAGIVDDFEQAGLKAFGPSRLAAELEWSKDFAKQIMVKYGIPTAAFGTFSNFEEAKAYIEEQGAPIVVKADGLALGKGVVVAETVEQAVEAAREMLLDNKFGDSGARVVIEEFLEGEEFSLFALVNGNQFYILPTAQDHKRAFDGDQGPNTGGMGAYAPVPHISQSVVDTAVDTIVKPILAGMIAEERPYLGVLYAGLILTDQGPKVIEFNARFGDPETQIILPRLTSDLAQNIDDILHKRTTQLTWLDSGVTLGVVVASNGYPLDYEKGVVLPAKTEGDITTYYAGARFAENSRALLSNGGRVYMLVTTADTVQEAQEKIYSELKKQDTTGLFYRTDIGSKAVK
- the purE gene encoding 5-(carboxyamino)imidazole ribonucleotide mutase, with protein sequence MNIPISIIMGSSSDWKTMKKAAEVLDKFGVAYEKKVVSAHRTPDLMFRHAEEARGRGIKVIIAGAGGAAHLPGMVAAKTTLPVIGVPVQSRALSGVDSLYSIVQMPGGVPVATMAIGEAGATNAALTALRILSIEDQTIAAQLVDFAKEQEKIAEAMSDELI
- a CDS encoding 5-(carboxyamino)imidazole ribonucleotide synthase, which codes for MNSSKTIGIIGGGQLGQMMAISAIYMGHKVITLDPAADCPASKVSEVIVAPYNDVAALKQLAERCDVLTYEFENVDADGLDAVIKDGQLPQGTDLLRISQNRIFEKDFLAKKAGVQVAPYKVVTSSLDLEGLDLSKNYVLKTATGGYDGHGQKVIREGVDLVEASQLANSAECVLEEFVNFDLEISVLVSGNGSDYTVFPVQENIHRNNILYKTIVPARISDELAEKAKTMALQIAGQLHLAGTLCVEMFVAGQEILVNEIAPRPHNSGHYSIEACNFSQFDTHIQGILGQPLPPIRLLSPAVMINVLGQDMEAAQAFSQENPNAYLHFYGKLEAKHNRKMGHVTVLAEDLDKVREF
- a CDS encoding adenylosuccinate lyase yields the protein MLTRYSRPEMAAIWSEENKYRAWLEVEILADEAWAELGEIPKEDVALIREKATFDIDRILEIEEETRHDVVAFTRAVSESLGEERKWVHYGLTSTDVVDTAYGYLYKQANDIIRRDLENFTNIIADKAREHKYTIMMGRTHGVHAEPTTFGLKLATWYSEMKRNMERFDVAAKGVEAGKISGAVGNFANIPPFVEEYVCSKLGIRPQEISTQVLPRDLHAEYFSALALIATSIERMATEIRGLQKSEQREVEEYFAKGQKGSSAMPHKRNPIGSENMTGLARVVRGHLVTAFENVALWHERDISHSSAERIITPDTTILINYMLNRFGNIVKNLTVFPENMKRNMESTFGLIYSQRVMLSLIEKGMTREEAYDLVQPKTAQSWDNQVDFKPLLEADERVTAKLSQKEIDELFNPDYYAKRVDDIFARLGL